Genomic DNA from Magnolia sinica isolate HGM2019 chromosome 4, MsV1, whole genome shotgun sequence:
TCTTGCATCATTGGTAAGGAAGTATTGTCTATTTCTCCATTGATATCGCCTTATTGTAAGAGTGCGACACGCACCCTACTATGTTTGGAGCAGATATGTATGACTTCCGACTACATTAGAGCCTGTTTAGATTTGCTGAAACATACATTGAGAAAATGCCATTTCCATGAAAATAGTGTTTCTATTGTTTATTTTCGTAAATTCCCTATAAATGCCTTTTTCCATCTCCCGCTCATTTACTAAAAAAATACCCCCTTTTCGTTTCCTTGCCCTTACTTATGAAACGTCATTTCTCAAAaatttgagagaaatgagaggaaacAATGCGCCTCATATGGTAGTCACATGTGCACCCCCTACCCCCATGTGCAATTATCCATGttcaagtgccccacatgtgcaacCATCCATTTTTAACTGCCCCATATGTGCCAATGCACTACCATCCATCGTAAAGTGCCACATGTGGCAATGTGCCACCCCCATGTGTCAAGGTGCCATGTGCAACGTATGTCACTCTCATCTTCAAACACCCAGCATGCAACAACACATGCTATTAagccacatgtgtcacatgtctGCCATCTATCTTTAAGAACTTCGCATGCGTGACATGTGCCATCGACCACcttcaagtgccccacatgtgcaaacGTCCATTCAAGTGCCCCATGTGTGCCACATATACCACTGTTCATCGTAGTGCACcatacatgtgccaatgtgccacttGCATGACATGTACAACCCCCTATCTTTAAGTGTTCCACCGGCACCACATGTGCAACAGGTGCCACCATCTATCTTCAAGCACCCCACATTTACCACTATGCCACCCAACTTTAGTGCACACATGTCACCTTTTGTCTTCAAGTAATTTCCTTTTCCCCAAACAACATATTTGGAAATGGAgaattttttttcaagaaaatcttcttgaaaaGCAATCAAGGCAAACAGCTTTTCATTTCTTACTGGATTAGAAATGGTATTTCATGAAAAACACCATTTCCTCAATTTGGAACTGAGTATCATGTCTGATACTCAGTCCAAGAATGGATATTTGCGTGAGCCTGCTCATAGGTTGTATTACTCCTTGTAGGCGAGGCATAATTTTCACAGGGTTTTCTAGCATGGGTCAACCTTGTTTTTCTCTCATTGTTTCCCCCCTCTTGTTCCTTGCCATTCGGTGATCCAAACGATTCATCTAGTAGTCTTctccatggatgggccatgtggCAAAGATCCGTCTGGTATCTTCAGTCTGTACAAAGAATGGTTGCAGTCAATCCATCCGCATGCCGATGCCTGGTAGGGATCACTGATCAATGTGTTCTTTTTTCCATGCAACCCATCTGCGGTGGGGCCTGGTAGATGACTAATCTGGATTACCAGGTCGTGAAGCACAGGGGGAGTGATAAATGGCTAGCAATGATATCAAAGTTTCAATTTTTATATGTTCGCATGTGCGTCATACGGTTGTCACAAACTTTGTGAGGCTTTTAGGCAAGATAAATTTAGAGCAGGGTGTTAATACTTGGGTTACATTCATCAACTTGTTTTACCTAGGTTGCTAGTTAGTAGTTACATTCATCAACTAATATGAGTTTATCACATATTAGTTAACAGTAATTttatattagagatcttgatctctaatatataatgagTTCATGTTCACAGTAATTATGtgttagagatcaagatctctaatacataattactgttaactaaatcAAGACGACtcattttaggtgtctaccaaacagggcctaatattattatttttaatcgaTAAGACATCTTATTAAGAGACCcctgaaaggaaaagaaaaattataGTCTAAGATTGCAGTCTTTGGTGTGTTACAGACTTACAGTagcaatatttttatttttctattatttttgttttagAAAAAAGATTTAGTTTCGTACTTCATTGATTTAGTTATTTTGATTTACACATCTACGATGTTTTGTGGACTTTGTTTTTAGTTATTATCTTTTCAAATGGCATCCGTAGTAAATCTTTTGAATGATCAATTACAAGTTGAAAATGTTCTCTATTTCATGATTAGTATTTTGTAAAATATTTCTAATAGATGAGATGTTTCATAGGTATGGCTCTCCCAGTATGATTGACATTGAAGTTTTCTCATCTGCCTATCGAGCGCGTTTGGCTGAAGCAGAGCTTGCTGGAGCTATACCAGATAACATTTCCTTGGAAGTAGGCCTTTTCAACTGTATATATTCCCATACTCATTTTAGCCCAAATCTATGTAACTTTATTGACGTGTATAATCTTATTTCCACATTCCTTAAAAGATAATTTTCTACTCCTAATGTTGGGCTTGCTTCTGCTGTAATGTGCATCGTCTATTGTGTAAAGGGGTTTAAAGTAGGAGTAATTATTATATTAGAATGAAATAGTAAATATGTCATTTCATGTAAGTTATTAGGGatatcttctccttttcttctttaggGTTTCGATGGCATTTGGTACGaatgtattttttctttttgtaatatCCAACCCTACAAACACAGCAAAGACAGCAATAGATCAGGATTGATGCAACCCTTGGATATCCTTGATTGGGAACTGTGGAAAGGTCTCAATTATCCTGGTTTATGCgcatttccctcttttttttatatattttatccgttTTGAAGggtcacttttatttattttttagtattattattttatgtttgAGGTGAGTTTTTCTTAGCTTTAAGATGACCGCTGAAAAGAACtcgttgctgattttttttccccttcacagATTCAGGTTAGAGATTGATCCAGAATCTATAAACAGATGACAAATGAGTGTTTGGATTACAGattattttaaactttttttatGATTATCATTACAATGTTCCAATACTAACAATTTCAAGTTGATTGAAGGAGTCATGATTTTCAGAAAGTTAGTCCTGAGATGGAAGCTTTTCAAAATTTGTCTTGTAATTCTTTTGCATGCAATTTTTGTGCTAGGCGctagaaacttgttatgtattaTGTAACACATGAAGCAGGCATGAATTCCTAACAATTCCCTTTCATCCTGTGTGTAGTAGCACCTGAACTATTCTTCATTTTTGAATTCCTCCAAACCATACTTACaaacagtgttcgaaatattgggatcgcacaatgtatcgcacccttgggatatagatacgtatcggttatcgcatgggatatatcgtttgtatcgcataatttatcacacttttgggaaacatggggaaacattaagataattgttgattttttcaatgaaacttcagggattatttaaaaagatcttaatacacacttttaaatcataaaatctcaaaaaagaaatggacataataggtttcctttgtatattgtACTAAGATATGCGCTGTGCGATTGAACTatgacaactatattcagtatccaccccatccatccgttttttcatatcattttaggacattattcaaaaaaaatgaagtaaatccaataatcaagtggaccataccataggaaacaatgatgattgaccattagtgggccacaaaaggttagatcaagctgataattgttttttctcttcattcaaacttatgtgaagttatcaaTAAATTAAGTGCCTAATAAAATATAAGGAAAATCAAGGtgcaccctaaaaagtttttaatggtactgtgttcaaccatcattgtttccttgagtatagtccacttgagacgaaaaataagacagatctaacgatcaagtggaccacattgaaaaaagtaatggggggattaaacgtctgccattgaaaccctttaggggttcacggaagttttggatcaatataaaatttgtttttcctcttaattcatgtctttgtggctttatgaacagattggatggaaaataaacgttatggtgggccctacaaaatgactcttgcatttaatcccactgacatttaatgcttagtgcattttaatgcaaccaagcttattatttggtgtgatccacttgagcgttggatatgcctcattttcgtactcataccttaaaataatatgagaaaagggattgacggtttggatgtacagatacatcacggtgggcccaaccacagacctgcccgttcggagctagggacgggcgggggtagtacgcaatccacgtcctcgtgtggcacaccagccaatccgcttccttttggaccagatttaatgttatatggccccacaataatatatttattatatacacaccgttcaaccatttggagagattattttagatcatgagccaaaaaataattaatatccaaagctcaagtggaccacaccacaaatagtagtcggacagtgattctcactgttaaaacattcgtagggcccaccgtgacttttattttccatccaatctgttcacgaggtcacacagagctggatgaagaggaaaaataaatatcatatttatccaaaacttctctgacctcaaaagggtttcaatggtagacgttcaatctcccactattgtctgttgtttgcagtgtggtccacttgttctctggatctgtcttatttttcggctcaagccttacaacgagctcgccaaatggaagaacggtttggatataacgcatgccttatgatgggacccacaacacttgatgacgtcaacactcggtggtgtgtggtacaccacccaACCCAAAATCACTTAAAGAGGGCTCGGACGCTCTTGTTTTTCGACGCAACGAGGGTTCCGGccttccggaaccctaaaatctcgccCAAATCCAGAAAATTTCAGATCTCACGATGATTTCTCGACATTTCGGAGAGGATTTCTCCGGATTTCGCTTGGATTTCTTCGGATGTCGATAGATTTCTCTCCTGTGACCCAGAAATGTCGACCACGGCCTGATTCCTCGCCAGAATCTCCAAGAAAGggaaaagttgaagaaaatttGCAGAAAATCCTACTTGTCGAGTGGCCCACCTCCAGCCAGGTACGctcgatttcttctttttttttctaattcaattttttttaattctccACAAGCCGGATCCGATTTTTTGTCCGTGCATTTGTCTCCGACGATAATGGAGAAGAAATCTTGCCATATCgtcgatatatcgtgcgatatcaactatatattggctgatattgggattttgaattttttggtatcttccggtggTTATCGGGGGTATATCAtctcgcagtggtgcgatactgataatatcggccgatatatcggccgatagtatcaatatttcgaacactgcttacaaatgatatatatatatatatatatatatatatatatatatatatatatatatatatatatatatatatatatatatatatatatatatccagctCGACAAGTAACAATCACTTGAAAAATGACGAGTAATGGTTCTTTTCAGGTATCTTCTCCTGGCGTTGAAAGGCTCATCCAAATTCCCCAAGAGCTTGATCGGTTCAAGGACTTGCCAATGTATGTGAAGTATGTCACCGAGGTGGTTGCAAACAGGCCATCACAGGAAAGCGACGGTGTTTTCAAGCTTGTTTCGTTTGATTTGGATTCAAGACACTGCACTTGGAGTTTAGCAGATGTGAGGATAAACAGAGAATCGGCAGGGAAAGGAAGACCACTGTGCAAAAAGCAAAGAGAATGGCGGTTGCAGACCCCTTTTGATTCCTTGCGCCTAGTTCGATTGTATTCTGAATTTTGATTTATGCACCGCTTTGACTGTATCCACTAAAATTGTAATTTTAGCTTATTTTCATGAGCTGTTACCAGTGTAGGATGCTGAAAGGAAAGGTATACAAAATCTATATGTATAGAAATGTTGAAGGGGCTAACTGTATAATACACATGATTGGTGCATCACACAGAATGGTTCTTGGGATCTTGCcctaaattcttgaattttttttaatggacttGAGATGCAGTTTTACATATTCTTaatcaaaattcaaaagattaGAGAGAGAACAAGGCAAGTGCCGTATAGCAGTCGCTGACACATGACCAAAGGGTGCAATGTACTATGGATTTAACAAACTGAAAGCAGGTGGGAATTGGTACACGGTAGGGAAAGAGATTCCCAATGTGCAGCTTTATTTGTGGTTTTggattatttgttttttttcttgcaTATGGTACCCACTGCTTAGGATATGCCCATGTAGAGTCAGCATATGCCGACTCCTTTTGTCCatagttttattattttattttatttttttagttgaaGGTGAGAAATTTTATCAGACAAAGCTGaagcaaaaggaagaaaaacaaaacaggaaaaaaggaaactacaaaggaaagaaataataCAGCAACGACCCGAGAATGGGAGAAAACCTCAACTTTTTTGAAGGATAATGAGACTTATTTTATTGAAAAGCTGCCAACTCTTTTTGTCCATAGTTGGAAAACTCAGCTCAACTTGATGTGTAGCTGGGTTGAGTAGACTCGAAGACTTGACCTGAATCAAGTAGATATTTAATTAATTATGAATTGAAAATATTATGCgttaatagatatttgaaaaaaagTTAGATCTGTTATAAGTTATAAACTCAAAAAGTAAACACATTACCAATGCTTCACCAATTAAAGTCGTTGCTTCCTCTTGATGATGTTGGTGGTTCAAATTTCCCTCCCaacattattatttttaatgtaaAATCCCATGACCTAGGTGAGTGACTCAGTTCAAGTCATGCCGACTCGTGTCAAGTTGACATAGCCATCGAGTCGACTCAATGAGTCTCTTTGAGTCCAGGCGAGTCAGGCCCATTACCGAGTTTCCCAGACATGCACACGGTTAAGGTCATTGCTTCCTTTTGACAATGTTAGGGGTTTGAATCTTCCTTCCAACATTATTATTGTTAATATAAAATCCCACAACTTAAGTGACTGACTCGGTCCAAGTCACACCAAGtcgtgttgagttgactcaacgagTCCTCTCCAAGTCCAGGCAAGTCAAGCCCAACACTGAGTTTCCCAAAAACTGGACTCAATATCTTGCCGAGTAGAGTTGACTCAGCCAGGTTTTGGGTCATgtcagtgagttttagaactatgctttTATCAACTGTACTTCTACAAACCCCACAAGGATGCCTTCAGCAGCATTACTTTAATCAAAATGATATGCTCTAATCACTTGCACGAAATTTTCAGTGTGAATGACCAGAACAACCATTTGATCTGCTCAGATGGTTGTCCCATGTGGGGATAGGCactgggcgcggattagatactgacaaggtcagtatccaaatcgctactgaagtgacgtcactaagctctgtgggcccaaccatgatgcatgtgttatatccataccgtccattcatttggagagatcgttttatggcatgataaaaataatgagatagatctaaagttcaagtggacccaccatagaaaatagtgggtacagtgacatctaccgttcaaaacctcttagggccacagaagtttctgatcaagcttatatttttgttttcacttcatccatctctatgttaatttatgaataggttggatctaaaaaatacatcatggtgggccctataaatgtttcaacggtgggcgtgaCTGATCCTACGGTTTTCtctggtgggtccacttgaattttagatctatatcattctttttctaatgacataaaatgatctctaaaaatggttggacggtatggatacaacacatgcatcatggtggggtccgcagagcttggtgacgtcactttagagcgatttggctactgaccttgtcagtatctaatccgcgcccataGGCACTGGCTTGGTAGGCCATGCACCATATTATCTGTTCCAGTTGATGAACCCAATGTCTGACAAGatagctggtttttttttttttttaagttactaCTAAACTGAAAATGTGTGATTTAATGagctttggttgcaccaattatCATGAAATTCATTATATTGCATGATTAATCAGGCCAATTTGGTTGACCAAACACAACTCCAATGTACTGATCTGGCTGCCTCAACAGTGGGCCAGCCTTTACTGTTTGGTAGGATACTGACAAGAAGAAAAATGCTCATTTTCTTGCACATGTATTTGACGAAGAACATAGATATGCCATTATATCTCTTATCATCTATTGCTGACCTCTATTGAAGGATCCTTGTCTTTGAAAGTGAAAGACCCAGCATATGCATCTCTTTTCTCCACTCCTTTTCAGTATCTTCCTCACCACCCAAAGTAGAAAAGAAGCAGTATCTTCCTGAGATGGATTGGTGGGTTCTTGGTCTTTTGTTGGGGTTGGTGGCTTTAGTTACTGTTGATGGATACCCAATTGAGGATCTTGTTTTGAGGTTGCCG
This window encodes:
- the LOC131242592 gene encoding uncharacterized protein LOC131242592, translating into MFHRYGSPSMIDIEVFSSAYRARLAEAELAGAIPDNISLEVSSPGVERLIQIPQELDRFKDLPMYVKYVTEVVANRPSQESDGVFKLVSFDLDSRHCTWSLADVRINRESAGKGRPLCKKQREWRLQTPFDSLRLVRLYSEF